One region of Deltaproteobacteria bacterium CG11_big_fil_rev_8_21_14_0_20_42_23 genomic DNA includes:
- a CDS encoding DNA replication/repair protein RecF — protein sequence MLTRIRRRHFTLRISQRVRHRLRARDYADEVVKAVFLTSLTLKHFRNFSSQELEFAPGFNIFVGQNAQGKTNIIEAISFLCTSKSFRSNEFRDMIEWNEEASLVRAKVKGERGEDEWKASLTPHKKTLLKNDKRLSVKSFRGLHCVLFAPEEILILKDSPSARRRYVDQVITRFVPAYAKLIREYERVVSQRNKIFSDERISFSEKQRLLSDWNPQLVDKAVHIMLHRHEWLSRFNAQLAVAYHNICSHDGTAFFEYTPHAGKAFLSSREALFARMQELLAERANDEFVRRTSLVGPHRDDCLAQLNGAQVKHFGSQGQHRSFVLAMKFAEMELYKEVYQEMPILLLDDVMSELDAKRNQTFFEYLHSNHGQVFVSTTDDSPLNNWSLQEQKRFRVEAGEVR from the coding sequence CTGCTCACTCGAATTCGGCGACGACACTTCACCCTGCGTATTTCGCAGCGAGTTCGACACCGGCTACGTGCACGTGATTATGCCGATGAGGTTGTAAAGGCAGTGTTCCTTACTTCACTTACCTTAAAACACTTTCGAAATTTTTCTTCGCAGGAACTTGAGTTTGCTCCGGGTTTTAATATTTTCGTGGGCCAAAACGCTCAGGGAAAAACGAATATTATCGAGGCTATTTCATTTCTCTGCACCAGCAAATCCTTTCGCAGCAACGAATTCCGAGACATGATTGAATGGAATGAAGAAGCAAGTTTGGTGCGCGCAAAAGTAAAAGGCGAGAGAGGCGAAGATGAATGGAAAGCCTCACTCACTCCACACAAAAAAACACTTCTCAAAAATGACAAGCGACTTTCGGTTAAAAGTTTTCGAGGTTTGCACTGTGTTCTTTTTGCGCCCGAAGAGATTTTAATTTTAAAAGATTCGCCTTCCGCACGTCGTCGCTATGTAGATCAGGTGATCACGCGCTTTGTGCCAGCCTATGCAAAACTCATTCGAGAATATGAGCGTGTTGTTTCACAGCGAAATAAAATTTTTTCTGACGAACGCATTTCGTTTTCCGAAAAACAGCGTCTGCTTTCCGATTGGAATCCACAGCTTGTGGATAAGGCTGTGCATATTATGCTTCATCGCCATGAGTGGCTAAGCCGCTTCAATGCTCAGTTAGCCGTTGCCTATCACAATATTTGTTCACACGATGGAACTGCATTTTTTGAATACACTCCTCACGCAGGAAAAGCATTTCTTTCTTCGCGCGAAGCTTTGTTTGCAAGAATGCAAGAGCTTTTGGCAGAAAGGGCTAACGATGAGTTCGTCCGCAGAACCAGCCTGGTTGGGCCTCACCGCGATGATTGCCTTGCGCAATTAAATGGTGCCCAGGTAAAACATTTTGGTTCGCAAGGCCAACATCGCTCATTTGTGCTGGCCATGAAGTTTGCCGAAATGGAACTCTACAAAGAAGTGTACCAAGAGATGCCCATTTTGCTTTTAGATGATGTGATGAGCGAACTCGACGCAAAACGAAACCAAACTTTTTTCGAATACCTCCACTCAAATCACGGCCAAGTTTTCGTAAGCACCACCGATGACAGCCCCTTAAACAACTGGTCCCTTCAAGAGCAAAAGCGTTTCCGCGTTGAAGCTGGCGAGGTGAGGTGA
- the dnaN gene encoding DNA polymerase III subunit beta, whose product MEIKIEKQELQRQLQLVQGIAERKTTMPILSNVLITAKDKKISLTGTDLEVAVICECKADVLEEGNVTVQAKGLFDIVKELSEDVVHIKTNEKHWLEISCGKSEFKLVGLSGDEYPALPTKGEGVSFSLPSSVITEMFSKTSFSMSNDEARYNLNGVLLETEEENGKNILRMVSTDGHRLSIVDRDLEGVKLKRPVILPRKGVSELKRLLETQHETFSFWIDPKYAIAHCGDVTLIIRLIDGQFPPYRQVLPKKAGKILNVDRKEIYHALKRVSAMSSDRSKGVKFHIAPKVTELSTSNPDFGQAKEDVEVEYHGQSFDIGFNGRYFLDALSSLKDETCSLEFGDDTSPCVFRSEFDTGYVHVIMPMRL is encoded by the coding sequence ATGGAAATCAAAATCGAAAAACAAGAACTTCAAAGACAACTTCAATTAGTTCAAGGAATTGCAGAACGAAAAACAACAATGCCCATTCTTTCTAATGTTCTCATTACGGCAAAAGATAAAAAAATTAGTCTCACTGGCACAGACCTAGAAGTAGCGGTCATTTGCGAGTGCAAGGCCGATGTGCTGGAAGAAGGAAATGTAACGGTTCAAGCAAAAGGTTTGTTTGATATTGTAAAAGAACTTTCTGAAGATGTTGTGCACATCAAAACAAATGAAAAACACTGGCTAGAAATTTCGTGTGGAAAATCTGAATTTAAACTTGTTGGTTTATCTGGCGATGAATATCCAGCGCTTCCCACAAAAGGTGAGGGCGTTTCCTTTTCACTTCCCAGTTCTGTGATTACAGAAATGTTTTCGAAAACTTCTTTTTCCATGTCCAATGATGAAGCTCGTTACAACTTAAACGGTGTGTTGTTAGAAACGGAAGAAGAAAATGGAAAAAATATTCTTCGCATGGTTTCAACAGACGGTCACCGGCTTTCCATTGTAGATAGAGACTTAGAGGGCGTGAAGCTAAAACGCCCAGTGATTCTTCCGCGCAAAGGTGTGAGCGAATTAAAACGTTTACTCGAAACACAACACGAAACCTTTTCATTTTGGATTGATCCCAAATATGCCATTGCACATTGTGGAGATGTAACGCTCATCATTCGCTTAATCGATGGACAGTTTCCACCGTATCGCCAAGTCTTACCAAAAAAAGCGGGAAAAATTTTGAATGTCGATCGCAAAGAAATCTATCACGCGCTCAAACGCGTTTCTGCAATGTCCAGTGATCGTTCAAAAGGTGTGAAGTTTCACATTGCTCCAAAAGTGACAGAATTATCCACAAGTAATCCAGACTTTGGCCAAGCAAAAGAAGATGTGGAAGTGGAATATCACGGACAATCTTTTGATATTGGTTTCAACGGCAGATATTTTCTCGACGCCTTAAGTTCGCTGAAAGACGAAACCTGCTCACTCGAATTCGGCGACGACACTTCACCCTGCGTATTTCGCAGCGAGTTCGACACCGGCTACGTGCACGTGATTATGCCGATGAGGTTGTAA